From Pseudomonas sp. B21-028, one genomic window encodes:
- a CDS encoding GNAT family N-acetyltransferase, which yields MRQHSVIHTPKPSDYQELTQVWEASVRATHDFLPDSYIELLKNLVLTRYLDAVMLICTRDTHQRITGFAGVAAGKVEMLFIDPHYRGQGLGKQLLRYAMDHLNAYQLDVNEQNPQALGFYLKQGFEVVGRSARDGMNQPYPLLHMRYGQPDLKARRG from the coding sequence CACACACCGAAACCCAGCGATTACCAGGAACTGACCCAGGTCTGGGAGGCTTCGGTACGGGCTACCCATGATTTTCTGCCGGACAGCTACATCGAGCTGCTGAAGAACCTGGTGCTCACCCGTTACCTGGATGCGGTGATGCTGATCTGTACCCGGGACACCCACCAGCGCATCACCGGTTTCGCCGGCGTCGCGGCCGGCAAGGTCGAGATGCTGTTCATCGATCCGCACTATCGCGGCCAGGGCCTGGGCAAGCAATTGCTGCGCTATGCCATGGACCATTTGAATGCCTATCAGCTGGATGTCAACGAACAGAACCCGCAAGCCCTGGGCTTCTATCTCAAGCAAGGCTTCGAAGTGGTCGGCCGTTCGGCACGGGACGGCATGAATCAGCCCTACCCGTTGCTGCACATGCGCTACGGGCAGCCCGACCTGAAGGCCCGACGCGGGTAG
- a CDS encoding DUF1456 family protein produces the protein MIHNDVLRSVRYMLDISDKKVIEIIKLGGLEVSLADLAGYLKKDEEEGFVFCPDEVMAHFLDGLVIFKRGKDESRPPQPIEVPVTNNIILKKLRVAFELKEDDLHAILKAAEFPVSKPELSALFRKFGHTNYRPCGDQLLRNFLKGLTLRVRG, from the coding sequence ATGATTCACAACGACGTACTGCGCAGCGTGCGCTACATGCTCGACATCAGCGACAAGAAAGTCATCGAGATCATCAAGCTGGGCGGCCTGGAAGTGTCTCTCGCGGACCTGGCGGGCTATCTCAAGAAAGACGAAGAAGAAGGCTTTGTGTTCTGCCCTGACGAGGTCATGGCGCACTTTCTCGATGGCCTGGTGATCTTCAAGCGTGGCAAGGACGAAAGTCGCCCGCCACAGCCCATCGAAGTACCGGTGACCAACAACATCATCCTCAAGAAGCTGAGGGTGGCCTTCGAGCTGAAGGAGGACGATCTGCATGCGATCCTCAAGGCCGCCGAGTTCCCGGTGTCCAAGCCGGAGCTGAGCGCCCTGTTTCGCAAGTTCGGCCACACCAACTACCGTCCGTGTGGCGACCAGTTGCTGCGTAACTTCCTCAAGGGGCTGACGCTGCGCGTTCGCGGCTGA
- a CDS encoding rRNA pseudouridine synthase — protein MTDPIRLSKRLIELVGCSRREAELFIEGGWVTVDGEVIDEPQFKVGDQRVELDPEAKATAPEPVTILLNVPAGMDTDTAMATLKPETLSEEHRFGKRPLKGHFLRLTASADLQANASGLLVFTQDWKILRKLTADAAKIEQEYVVEVEGEMVAHGLNRLNHGLTYKGKELPAVKASWQNENRLRFAMKNPQPGILALLCQAVGLKVVAIRRIRIGGVSIGKVPPGQWRYLSAKEKF, from the coding sequence ATGACTGACCCGATCCGCCTCTCCAAACGCCTCATCGAACTTGTCGGCTGTTCCCGTCGGGAGGCTGAGCTGTTCATCGAGGGTGGCTGGGTCACCGTGGACGGTGAAGTCATCGACGAGCCGCAGTTCAAGGTCGGCGACCAGCGTGTCGAGCTTGACCCCGAGGCCAAGGCCACCGCGCCGGAGCCGGTGACGATTCTGCTGAACGTGCCGGCCGGCATGGATACCGACACGGCGATGGCCACCCTCAAACCAGAGACACTGAGCGAAGAACACCGCTTCGGCAAGCGCCCGCTCAAGGGGCATTTCCTGCGCCTGACCGCCAGCGCCGACCTGCAGGCCAACGCCAGCGGGCTGCTGGTGTTCACCCAGGACTGGAAGATCCTGCGCAAGCTCACCGCCGACGCCGCCAAGATCGAGCAGGAATATGTGGTGGAAGTCGAAGGCGAGATGGTCGCCCATGGCCTGAATCGCCTGAACCATGGCCTGACCTACAAGGGCAAGGAATTGCCGGCGGTCAAGGCCAGTTGGCAGAACGAGAACCGCCTGCGCTTCGCCATGAAAAACCCGCAACCGGGCATCCTGGCCCTGCTCTGCCAGGCCGTTGGCCTCAAGGTAGTCGCCATTCGCCGTATCCGCATCGGCGGCGTGTCCATTGGCAAGGTCCCGCCGGGACAGTGGCGCTACTTGTCCGCCAAAGAGAAATTCTAA